The following coding sequences are from one Lycium ferocissimum isolate CSIRO_LF1 chromosome 3, AGI_CSIRO_Lferr_CH_V1, whole genome shotgun sequence window:
- the LOC132048898 gene encoding uncharacterized protein LOC132048898, with translation MGVGVYNVVKVFFEGQTLPKSITHTILVLIPKKNNVETFTDMRPISLSNFINKLISRVVQNKLENVLPSLISTNQYGFVKGRCIIKNVLLTQKVVSDIRLKGKPANVVLKLDMAKAYDRVSWDFLARVRGRWDLRILPRALNSLFEDNGFRSYGMPKWSANLNHLAYANDTIIFSSADDTSLQLIMRILQEYEQMSGQLINKGKSSFYMHSKAANVIVQQVEAITGFTRGSFPFTYLGCLITHARKRKADYSDLIQKVKDKLAAWKGRLLSFGGKVVLINSVLVSMPIHLLSAIRPPKGVIYDLHRVFARFF, from the exons ATGGGGGTTGGTGTGTATAATGTAGTGAAAGTCTTCTTTGAAGGACAAACTTTGCCAAAGTCCATAACTCATACAATTCTGGTTCTGATCCCAAAGAAGAATAATGTTGAGACCTTTACAGATATGAGGCCCATAAGTCTCAGtaattttattaacaaattGATCTCTAGAGTGGTGCAAAATAAACTTGAAAATGTTTTGCCTTCTTTGATATCTACTAATCAGTATGGTTTTGTAAAGGGAAGATGTATCATTAAGAATGTACTGTTAACTCAAAAGGTGGTATCAGATATAAGACTTAAGGGAAAACCAGCTAATGTGGTGCTTAAACTGGATATGGCTAAGGCCTATGATAGAGTGTCATGGGATTTTTTGGCAAGAGTTCGAGGAAGATGGGATTTGCGAA TCTTGCCTAGAGCATTGAACTCTTTATTTGAGGACAATGGCTTTAGAAGCTATGGAATGCCTAAATGGAGTGCTAATTTGAATCATCTTGCTTATGCAAATGATACTATTATATTCTCATCTGCAGATGATACTTCATTACAGCTGATCATGAGAATATTACAAGAGTATGAGCAAATGTCAGGGCAGCTTATCAACAAAGGAAAAAGTTCCTTCTACATGCATAGTAAAGCTGCAAATGTGATAGTGCAGCAGGTGGAGGCTATTACTGGTTTTACTAGGGGATCTTTCCCTTTCACATACTTAGGTTGCCTAATCACACATGCAAGAAAGAGAAAGGCTGATTATAGTGACTTGATCCAAAAAGTGAAGGACAAACTGGCAGCTtggaaaggaagacttttatcTTTTGGAGGAAAAGTTGTTTTGATCAACAGTGTTTTAGTAAGTATGCCAATTCACCTACTCTCAGCTATCAGACCTCCAAAGGGTGTTATATATGACCTGCATAGGGTGTTTGCAAGATTTTTCTAG